DNA sequence from the Cucumis melo cultivar AY chromosome 6, USDA_Cmelo_AY_1.0, whole genome shotgun sequence genome:
agatttagttacccaaatctgaaaaaagaaagatggaagaaattgCACCGAGTACAAAGCAACAAGAcgataaaaatataaaaaataagagaaaacgatAGAAGGAAAAatctgtaatatttaaaaaatggctaaattgataaatttgtcgtaaatattttagtaatttattatatttatgaaagtttcccaaATTATATCAAATCAAAATCTGTTTACATTAGAAAATTTTCGTGTATTAACGATATTTAACAAATCTTAAGAAAAAACAACCATACGAAAGTTTCACCTTTTTTGCGTCAAATTTCTTTTTAACACTAATTGACACAGTTCCCTTCCTACAAACCCAATTTTCTTATTCGGTTAATCCTAGGTGTAATTGAAGCCCTTAATTGTGAAAGTGATATGTTTTAGCACCTTAATCTTTCCAATTAAGAAAAAGTGTCATAAAAATTGTTTCCATATGTTTTTGTTTAGAATCAGATAGAGGCATATATACAACCTAATATTGATACATAtcaacttaaataaataaatagaaaaattataCGAAtcatatatggaaaaatatacAAATCATATATGCATGGAAATATATTTCCTAATAAAAGGTTTGATCTAATCTCCAACATATTTACAACAATTtgcttttacattttttatttgtagACGTTAATTCATTGACCTATGATAAGCTTTTACGTCAAAATTATTAACACTATTGAAATTAAATAGATTACTATTGTTGATATATTTGGTGTTttgaaaagaaatcgaagatgaTTATCTTTGAATTGTTATTATCCAATAAATCTAGATTAGTACAGTATCATAGAgaacaaataaacaaatattaaacaTATAGTTTCTCATATACAAGTTAATGAACAAAGGAAAGGAAAATATACATCATTATTAGCTACTGCTACTATCTTAGAAAAGGGTAtacaagaaaaaagaatgaaggCCAATCTATTATTTACCATTCATGAATGTGTCAAAGAACTTGTTGTTTACTCCTGTTCTAAAAATGAGCAACTCAACTTCACTTGTTAGATTAATCTCAGTTTCAGCAGGTACGAAGAGGACGTCTCCTTCACTAATTACATCACTTTCAACTGATTCTTCATTCAGCATCATCATCCCCTTTCCTCCAGCAACCAGAAATATCGAGGGTCCAGGGCTCGATGGAAATAAGACAGATGTCCCCTTGGGAAGAGCACAACGATCTACCTCAAATTCATCGAATGGTGGAACATACTTCGTTATGTATGGATTCATGGGAACTCCTTGGAGGATTTCAGGAAAGCCCTGCAGATTAGCTAAACATGTCAAAACTTTTGAGCTCTGGCCTTCTTTGACTTTTTTTCGAGCAACATAGAAGAACTTCATACTGAAACTTTTGAACAAGGGAAATTGTTGGAATGGTTCGATAGGAAAGTTTACCTGTTTGTAAGTGAGCATGGCACAGAGAGTTTGGACATCACGAAACTTGGGAGTTAGACCAGCCCGAACAACATTATCGGACGTTGCCATGCACTCAATACACTCGCCCTTTATATATGCATGAGGCTCGTTTGCCCCAAGGTATAGGGCTTCTCCAGCACTAAGCTTCACATAATTTAAGAAAAAGGCTGCTATAATGCCCACGTCATCTGGATATTGCTTCTCAAGATTTAAAACCAAAGCTTCCTTAGCAGTTAATTGCCTCACCTGAAGAAAGATAAAGTATACAAAACAAGGAGCAACTAGATGAGCACAGATCATAAACATGTATTCGTTACTCCGGAAGTCTAGAAGCAAGTCTACTTAAACATGAAGTTCAAGGcagataaagaaaaaaaatgcacTCAATACACTCACCCTTTATATATGCATGATGCAAGTGTTTACAAAgttccataaaaaagtatacTTCATAACATACAGTTCAATTTAAAATCAAGTAAAAATCAAATTGCCTTCGTAGTGTTATGGTCATGCTTTACGCAGAGCAGAAATAGAGCAGAAAAATAAAGGTTAAAGAAGAGGCTCTTTTATCTTTCTTTCCTTAGAAAACAAAACTACAAAGCATATGGAAAGGAAGCACAAACCCTTCATTGGTGAATGCTGCCTATAACAAAAAGAATGAAGAGTGGTCTTAGATAAAGTTTGCTTCCTACATTCTCTaaggaaaaagaataaataGATCACTTGAAGAAGAAAGTTTCCAGACAAAAACCAAGTAAAGCTTTGCATAGTCACCTCACTTTCAGAGTGCAGTCGCCTCGTCAATTCTGATATCACTTTCGATATCAACAATTTGGGAGCCGACATCAACTGGGTGAAAGCCAACCTTAGAGCAGACTTCAGATCTTCTTCCTCGTCTTCGTCATCTAACAACAACAGTCTGTTTGTGGCTGCAGTGCCAATCATTTCTACACTTTCAGGAACAGTATGAAGAACATACTTCAACTCctggaaagaaaagaaaattaaacaacAGATGGTGTCATCTAAACAAgacaaaagaaggaaaagaaaaattcttTTCAACATGAGAAGAAAAGTAATGGACTTCTCTTGGGGGGGAAGCAACTGAGAAGCAAAAAGTTATCTCAAAACCAGAGAGAAAAGAAGTATTTGTTTTCCTTTGTTGAATCTTGTGAGACATTTGAGAAAGTTTGCTTATCATTTTATTCACCACAAATTTTCCTTCATCACCCACATATTGAAAAGTCATACTCAAAAAGTGAAAAGCAATCTTTCTGcttaaaagaacaaataaaatcaaGCCACAAAAATTAAGGACATACAAGACATTTCACTACATCAAAACAGAACAATGAATTCAACTGTTCTAACCATCATACACATAAAATATTTGATTACTGGTCACATCAAGATTAACAAGTCTAAAAGAAGGTTGtgtcaaagaagaaaaagagaagtatAAAGAAGATTGAGCATAAGCCTGACGAAAGAGACCTTTATAATATAAATAGTTTAGTAGAATCCAAGCGAATTGAAATCAGATAACATTAAGAAATCAGATAAACATTCCATTTAAAACTGAAAAACGTTCAAACAAAACGAAAGTAGACAACATCAAGAGAGAAGCATTAAAATAATGATTCAATGCCAACAAAAACTTatcataaattaaattaaactaaacaaaaaaaCAGATCCATGGAACTTCAATAACTCACAGATAAACTGGAAGATTTGGGGTTCCCAATAATTTACCTCGAGACTGATGAATCCACACAAAGCCTCAAAATCAGTAATGGCGAGAGCCATTTCAGGTTTGTGATTTGCATCTCTATAAACTTTAGGTTGCAAGATATGAAGTTCTTTGGCCAATTCCTTATCAGGATGAGCCTGAATCGACAATGGTTTCGCCACAGAAAGaacctaaaaacaaaaaatcgaaatgagaaagaaaaggaattcATTCATTTGATTAACCAAACACCAACACCAACACCGAGACCAACACGATGTTCATACCTTGAACAGAAAGGGGATATCGGAACCCCATTTCTGGACGACCTTATCACCGAGAACATTGGGATTTTCCAACACCCATGACTTCAAAGAAGTTGAATAGGAGTCAATCCGGCCGCCATTCTCAACAGCGGCGGGAATTAAAAAGGAAGGTCCGGAATCATGGGTTCCCATCCAGAATTCAGCGTAGGGTTTATCAGGATCGATAACGGATCCAGAGTTCAGAGCGAAGAGTCTAGCGACAAGAGAATCTTGCCCTCTGATTCCCCAATCGTAAGTCTGAACAGAGCACTTCAATCGGAATACATTGCTCTGTTTCTTGGTGGGAAAAGCGTCAGACTCCATGAAAattggagagagaaaaagagaagatgGGAAGTGAAGAAGAAGATATGGGAAATTCAGAGAAGGTTAAAGGGGTATAAATGGAAGTTGAAAGCCATGGGAGAGGGCAAAGAAAAAGGAATTTTGCTGGTTTTTGAAGAAGTTTGGAAGAGAGGGAAACAAAGTACCGGAACGCGACTATGAGAGAGAAAGAGTAAAGATGACGGTTCTCAAAATAAGTCAAATTGTTGACTTTTTCCagagttcaaaaaaaaaattactttcaTATTTTGACGAGAAATTTTGCCGATATATTGTCTTCATTTCGTCATAATATCAATTGGTGAGAACTTTAAAATTTAATTCTCAATCTCGTGATGCTTCAAGTGTCATTAAATTTTCCAAcactatttatttttaaaatatacattttaGTATTAAATTCTAAGTCcttgtattttaaaatattaaagttttatGTTACGAGAGATTTGGGTTTTATTCCGCTTTATCGTTAAGTTTCAAAATTTCATGTCAACTATATGCATCTCAATCTTTATTATTAACGTCTGTTTgttgatttaaaaataattatatagtaaaatttagtAGTGATGAGTAAAACttaattttatatttctttttaaattaaatcataaacatatcgttaaaatctaaaaattgaGTAGTGTATGAAAAATTGAGTTTATAAGGGGTAAATCATGAAATCTAtaaaaacaaattgaaaaagaactttaatcaattaaagacaaaattataatatttaaaatttatgtactaaatctaaataataaaattaaaaatataccttttttaaattttaagatcaaaccaaaaagaaggaaaaaaaaaagatcaaatgGAAACAATTAGGACGAAAAAGTATTTtgtattgaattgatttaattattgTTAATTATGGTAAATTTTGTTTGACAAAGTAGCTATTTTGTTTCTAACCATAGTTAGTTAGTTCATAACTAGAGCTAGTTAAGTTATCTATAATTAACTCTAACTCCCATTTAGGTGATATTAGTTCTTCTTTGATCTCGTTTTGTCTCTCAATAACTAATGTTTGTTTGGGTAGTGAAGAAAAGTCTTTAATCCACTAGTTCTTATATTTGTTGAGTCGATTAACTCACTGCTATAATATAGCATCCTTGGAAATCATTACAAGCTAGTTTTTGTCATCCTATTACATTACACCAACATTTAAGTAAAGTTGTTAAGTTGAAAGTTGAATACTAAATGTCAACTCCATTTCACCTTCCCtaaaaaacattaaaatgaACTTCATTTTATCTAAGCTGAACCACTGGCTTGAGGTACTAATTGCGGTGCGGTGCAGACTAGATCATAAGATAAGTGCTCAAAacaataaagaagaaaaacagaGGGAAGACTATGTAGAAAAATTGAGATTGAAGATCTATGGTAAGAAGAGAAAGATCATAGATAAGGTTACAACAACAAAGACACACTTGTCGAGACATGGTTATACTATCATCACCGAAAAAGTTTGAACTTATTAGTAGCATGCCTTAGTATTTATACCCTCTAGACATTTCAAAATTCTCCAACGTGGGACAAAAGCTATTTCATTCCCTTAACCTTTGCCATGAGCCTAAGCCCAATAGTCATTTTTAACAATCCCCACAAATGACTCTTACGACAAAGTTAacaagtaaataaaaaataataataaatacacAAATGAAACAAAAGTTTGAAGAAACTATTTTGAACAAAGATAGGAGATTAACTTAAGCATCAATATCTAATGATTTGAATTGATACATACTGAAACAGGGCAACAACCTTGTTAAAAATAGTGAGTAACCCCTCTTGAACTTTCAATAACACTGGTTGAAATCCCCACAACACTCTTTaccccttcatttttttttttaaattctgtGATATAGAGTTGCTTATTATGACCATGCACATAAACCTCAGGTAATTGTGAAAGCTCTTGAAAAATACCTTTAAACTCTTTCATGGAAAGCAACCACACCTTTACCATCACGTTACATGCTTCATCATTATCCATTAAGTCCATATAAGAACAACCCAAAGAAAAGGCTATAGATCATTCAAAAGGTTTTAGTACTATCATCATGTTCATACTAGGATCACCCATATAttgggctatggaccatcaagtctatcgcaataaACCACCCATACAACGGGCTATGTTAATTGAGGAgtctagaatttttttttcccgTTAATCCCTTGGTCAAAAAGAATTAACAAAATTCTTCTTAGACCTCACATATTCTTAGGAAATAACTCCTCCCTTTAACATTTGTTTCACATCTCCATGTCTAAGACATATATGTCTTCTTTTGTCATTATATACACTATTTTTGACAATACCTATGGTAGCTTGCGAATTGCAGTGTATAAAGATTGGTATTGATGTGCCCCATAATGGTACGTTTCCCAGTAGGCTTCTAAGTCACTGTGTCTCTTGTCTTGCTAATCCCAAAGCAATAAGTTCATATTTCATAATAGATCTGGCTATACAAGTCTGTTTAGCAAACTTTCACGGTATTGCTCTATCTCCAAGTAAAAATAGATATCCACTAGTAGAACTGATCTCATCATTATCAGTAATCCAAATTACATTGCAATAACCTTCTAGTGTACAATAAAGAATTTATTGAAATGTAAACAATAGTCTATTGTGCCCTTAAGATATCTCAACAGACGACGGAGCACCCCAACAA
Encoded proteins:
- the LOC103496801 gene encoding mannose-6-phosphate isomerase 1-like codes for the protein MESDAFPTKKQSNVFRLKCSVQTYDWGIRGQDSLVARLFALNSGSVIDPDKPYAEFWMGTHDSGPSFLIPAAVENGGRIDSYSTSLKSWVLENPNVLGDKVVQKWGSDIPFLFKVLSVAKPLSIQAHPDKELAKELHILQPKVYRDANHKPEMALAITDFEALCGFISLEELKYVLHTVPESVEMIGTAATNRLLLLDDEDEEEDLKSALRLAFTQLMSAPKLLISKVISELTRRLHSESEVRQLTAKEALVLNLEKQYPDDVGIIAAFFLNYVKLSAGEALYLGANEPHAYIKGECIECMATSDNVVRAGLTPKFRDVQTLCAMLTYKQGFPEILQGVPMNPYITKYVPPFDEFEVDRCALPKGTSVLFPSSPGPSIFLVAGGKGMMMLNEESVESDVISEGDVLFVPAETEINLTSEVELLIFRTGVNNKFFDTFMNGK